The genomic interval GGGAGATCGAAGTCGCGGGTGTCGAACACTCGCAGCTTCGATGTGACAGTCGGCGCGAAACGCTCCACACGGTCGGCGAGCGGACGGCACTCGTCCTCACCCTTGACGAGCCACAAGCTTGTGTCGCTCTCGAGGAGCTCGAGCGTGCCGTGGAAGAAGTCGGACGCGTGGACGGGGCGCGTCCAGATCCACTGCATCTCCTCCAGGATGCACATCGCGTAGTACCAGGCTTCGTACCAGACGTTGCCAGCACCCGTGATGATGTGGTGCTGCTCGTTCGCGACCTCGTCGGCGAAGGACTCTGCTCGCGACTCGAACTGCTCCTTGACTCCAACCAGGAGCGCGGGCAGCGACTGCACCTCGGCGACGATGCGCTCGTAGTCGGGCAGCTCACCCCGGTGATGCATGATCGACAGCGCGATGAAGAGGGTCTGGAGGTAGAAGTTCTCGCTCGACGTGGGGTCGGCACAGTCGTTCTGGAAGTTGATGTCGGCGAGATCGGCGAGCGGCGTACCCGCCTTCCCCGTGAGAGTCAGCACACGCGCGCCCTTCGCCTTTGCGAACTCGAGGGCGGCGATCGCCTCCTTCGTCGTGCCGGAGACCGACGGAAAGACGACGAGGGTTCCTTCACCCACGTTTGCGTTGTCGGTCAGCACGACCTCCGCCGCCATGTCGTGAATGGTCGGGAAGCTCGAGCGCGTCTGCAGGAGGCGCACAGCCGGCAGCGTCAGGAATGCGACACCCCCTGCACCCCAGAAGGCGATGTTGCGCATGCCGGCGTCCAGCTCGGCCTTGATGGCCGCGTCGATCGGGCCTGCGAGCTGGGCAGCACCGTTCTCGACGGCGAGATAGCGCTCGGGATCGAAGTTGAGCATTCATCTTCCTTAGTTGTTCGACAATTGACTGCGTGACTCGACAATAGCACGTCCTCGGTCCGGCCTAGACTTCTCAGAGCCGCAGACTCGAAGGAGCGCATCGTGCTCGCACGCATCACCAACACCCCCCGCAGCTACCAGTGGGGAGTCCCCGGCGGGATCTCCGAGTTGCTCGGCTGGGAGCCGTCAGCGCAGAAGGAGGCGGAGCTGTGGCTCGGCGACCACCCACTGTCCCCCAGCCGGTTCGAGAGCGGCGAGGAGGATCT from Microbacterium aurum carries:
- a CDS encoding SIS domain-containing protein: MLNFDPERYLAVENGAAQLAGPIDAAIKAELDAGMRNIAFWGAGGVAFLTLPAVRLLQTRSSFPTIHDMAAEVVLTDNANVGEGTLVVFPSVSGTTKEAIAALEFAKAKGARVLTLTGKAGTPLADLADINFQNDCADPTSSENFYLQTLFIALSIMHHRGELPDYERIVAEVQSLPALLVGVKEQFESRAESFADEVANEQHHIITGAGNVWYEAWYYAMCILEEMQWIWTRPVHASDFFHGTLELLESDTSLWLVKGEDECRPLADRVERFAPTVTSKLRVFDTRDFDLPGISGDVRALVSPIVIAAAFERLSVHLERARNHDLTTRRYYKKGDF